A DNA window from Paenibacillus sp. HWE-109 contains the following coding sequences:
- a CDS encoding SDR family oxidoreductase: MNLFDLTGKTAVVIGGNSTLGGSMALALAGHGAKVAIVGRNQEKSDQVRQSIEAIGGEANTFQADATKREDLELVLKEVLAWSGSADILMNCPGKNSATPFFDISMEEWDSIMEVNLKSVVLACQVFGKYMVDRNEGGSIINISSVSSDPPLSRVFTYSASKAAVNNITQNLAREFAPSRVRVNAIIPGFFPAEQNRKILSPERIESIMRHTPMNRFGEASELQGAAVFLASEQASSFVTGSVLRVDGGFGAMTI; this comes from the coding sequence ATGAATTTATTCGATCTTACAGGGAAAACAGCAGTAGTTATTGGCGGTAACAGTACATTAGGTGGCTCGATGGCCCTTGCTTTAGCCGGTCATGGCGCGAAAGTTGCCATCGTGGGGCGCAATCAAGAGAAAAGCGATCAAGTTCGTCAAAGTATTGAAGCGATTGGCGGGGAAGCGAATACGTTCCAAGCGGATGCGACGAAACGCGAGGATTTGGAACTGGTTCTCAAAGAAGTTTTGGCCTGGTCAGGCTCTGCAGACATTCTGATGAATTGTCCCGGCAAAAATAGTGCTACGCCTTTCTTTGACATTTCCATGGAAGAATGGGATTCTATTATGGAGGTTAATTTGAAAAGCGTCGTGTTAGCCTGCCAAGTGTTTGGGAAATACATGGTTGATCGGAACGAAGGCGGAAGCATTATTAATATTTCATCCGTGTCGTCAGATCCTCCGCTTTCTCGCGTGTTCACTTATTCCGCTTCCAAAGCAGCTGTCAATAATATCACACAGAACCTTGCTCGCGAATTCGCTCCAAGTCGTGTGCGTGTGAACGCGATTATTCCTGGGTTTTTCCCGGCGGAACAGAATCGCAAGATTTTGTCTCCGGAACGGATTGAATCCATCATGCGCCATACGCCTATGAATCGATTCGGGGAAGCGTCTGAGCTCCAAGGGGCTGCTGTGTTCCTTGCATCTGAACAAGCTTCTAGTTTTGTCACAGGGTCTGTCTTAAGAGTGGATGGCGGTTTTGGCGCGATGACGATTTAA
- the gntK gene encoding gluconokinase, which translates to MTDQSTTPSGRGTSVETGASRPYIIAADIGTTSTKTLIISREGQVLASHSIEYPLFTPTADRAEQDPDQIFEAVVEGIGAVVRKLSVTPDQVLCVSFSSAMHSLIAVDENTKPLTACITWADNRSASYAEKLKRSGLGQQIYSRTGTPIHPMSPLLKLMWFRDNEPELMRDAYKFIGIKEYVFAKLFGRYLIDHSLASATGLFNLENLVWDEDALNHAGVKEEQLSELVPTTYRVEGLSGAYAAAMGLDVNTPFVIGASDGVLANLGVGAFEPGVIAVTIGTSGAVRSVVNKPQTDPEGKLFCYALTENFWVVGGPINNGGIVFRWVRDQIATAEAEEARRQGIDPYDYLTELASQVGAGSDGLLFLPLLSGERAPYWNANARGVYFGLSLSHQKKHMIRAALEGVMFSIQAVATSLERMMGPAAVIRASGGFARSTFWRQMMTDMLGTSVTVPDSIESSGIGAALLGLLAMGEIDDLSYAHQWIQVGMAHEVNESDYRIYQQLTSIYTSVYHQLKDQFDAITAFQGQHLRSPQT; encoded by the coding sequence ATGACCGACCAATCAACGACCCCTTCTGGGCGTGGGACATCTGTTGAAACAGGTGCCAGCAGGCCTTACATCATCGCGGCTGACATTGGCACAACAAGCACGAAGACACTGATTATTTCTCGTGAAGGTCAAGTTTTGGCTTCACATTCCATTGAGTACCCGCTTTTCACGCCAACAGCGGATCGCGCTGAACAGGATCCCGATCAGATTTTTGAAGCTGTTGTAGAGGGGATAGGGGCTGTCGTTCGCAAACTTAGCGTTACACCTGATCAAGTGCTCTGTGTCTCCTTCAGTTCCGCTATGCATAGTTTGATCGCTGTGGATGAGAATACGAAGCCGCTAACAGCCTGTATCACTTGGGCTGACAACCGAAGTGCCAGCTATGCCGAGAAATTGAAGCGCAGCGGTCTTGGTCAGCAGATTTACTCGCGGACGGGCACACCGATTCATCCGATGTCTCCGCTTCTCAAGTTGATGTGGTTCAGGGACAACGAGCCGGAATTGATGAGAGATGCCTACAAATTTATCGGAATTAAGGAGTATGTCTTCGCGAAGCTATTTGGCCGCTATCTGATTGACCATTCGTTAGCTAGTGCTACAGGGTTATTCAACTTGGAGAATCTTGTCTGGGACGAAGATGCGCTTAATCACGCCGGCGTGAAGGAGGAGCAGCTCTCCGAGCTTGTGCCTACGACATACCGTGTTGAAGGGCTCTCAGGAGCCTACGCTGCGGCCATGGGCTTGGACGTTAACACACCTTTCGTAATCGGCGCATCTGATGGAGTGCTCGCCAATCTTGGCGTCGGCGCTTTTGAGCCGGGCGTTATCGCCGTCACGATCGGCACCAGCGGCGCGGTGCGCAGCGTGGTCAATAAACCGCAAACCGACCCCGAAGGCAAGCTGTTCTGCTATGCGCTCACCGAAAACTTCTGGGTCGTGGGTGGACCGATCAACAACGGCGGCATTGTTTTCCGGTGGGTGAGAGATCAGATCGCGACGGCCGAAGCCGAGGAAGCGCGACGTCAAGGCATCGATCCTTATGACTATTTGACGGAGCTTGCGTCACAAGTAGGCGCAGGGTCGGACGGTCTGCTTTTCCTGCCTCTGCTTTCGGGAGAACGTGCCCCTTACTGGAACGCAAACGCGCGAGGTGTGTACTTCGGTCTTTCGCTTAGCCATCAGAAGAAGCATATGATTCGCGCAGCGCTCGAAGGTGTTATGTTCTCGATCCAAGCAGTAGCAACATCGCTGGAACGCATGATGGGGCCGGCTGCTGTGATTCGGGCATCAGGCGGTTTTGCGAGATCAACCTTCTGGCGTCAAATGATGACGGATATGCTCGGTACGTCCGTTACAGTTCCGGACTCTATTGAAAGTTCCGGAATCGGGGCAGCTTTGCTCGGTTTGCTCGCGATGGGAGAGATTGATGATCTCTCTTATGCCCATCAATGGATACAGGTAGGAATGGCTCACGAGGTGAATGAAAGCGATTATCGCATTTATCAACAATTGACATCTATTTATACAAGCGTATATCATCAGTTAAAAGATCAATTCGATGCGATTACCGCCTTTCAAGGGCAGCACCTACGGAGTCCTCAAACATAA
- a CDS encoding DUF362 domain-containing protein: protein MSILRELLKDIPIPQMVKIRQKFDRTILEHPELELVNKLASSGVMNSIHPGQQVAVAVGSRGIANIAGFTKTTIDAIKDRGAFPFIVPCMGSHGGATADGQTEVLQHFGITEATMGAPIRSSMEVVQIDQLPNGLPVYVDRIASEADAIVVINRVKPHTAFRGRIESGIMKMIAIGLGKQKGAEACHQLGFKYMAENVPAMANLMIQKLPIVFGVALVENAYDETCQVEVLPAAEIEAREELLLIEAKSRLPKILFDEIDVLVIDYIGKNISGDGMDPNVTGRYPTPYAHGGPDVAKMVVLDLTHETKGNANGVGTADFTTQRLVDKTNLEFTYANGLTSTVCAPTKIATTLENDLYAIKAAVKTCNILDYTTCKLVRIQDTLHLGEIEISINLLDAARQHPDIEILTEPYELSFDAEGNISK from the coding sequence GTGAGCATTCTAAGAGAATTATTAAAGGACATTCCGATTCCGCAAATGGTGAAGATTCGGCAGAAGTTTGATCGCACGATTCTGGAACATCCCGAGCTCGAACTTGTGAACAAGCTGGCAAGCAGCGGGGTCATGAACAGCATTCATCCTGGGCAGCAGGTTGCGGTTGCGGTCGGCAGCCGAGGTATCGCCAATATTGCCGGCTTTACCAAGACAACGATTGATGCGATTAAAGACAGAGGAGCGTTCCCTTTCATCGTTCCTTGCATGGGCAGCCACGGGGGAGCCACAGCAGATGGTCAAACAGAGGTTTTACAGCATTTTGGCATAACGGAAGCGACGATGGGCGCTCCGATCCGCTCTTCGATGGAAGTTGTACAGATCGACCAGCTGCCTAATGGCTTGCCTGTCTATGTGGATCGTATCGCTTCTGAAGCGGATGCGATCGTCGTGATTAACCGCGTGAAGCCGCATACAGCGTTCCGCGGACGGATTGAGAGCGGCATTATGAAAATGATCGCGATCGGTCTTGGCAAGCAAAAAGGTGCGGAAGCGTGTCACCAGCTGGGCTTCAAATATATGGCCGAGAACGTGCCGGCTATGGCGAATTTGATGATCCAGAAGCTGCCGATTGTGTTCGGTGTTGCACTTGTCGAGAATGCGTATGATGAGACCTGTCAGGTTGAAGTGCTGCCGGCAGCTGAGATTGAAGCGCGTGAAGAACTGCTTCTCATCGAAGCGAAATCGCGTCTGCCTAAGATTTTGTTTGACGAAATCGATGTTCTTGTCATTGACTACATCGGTAAAAATATTAGCGGCGACGGCATGGATCCGAACGTAACAGGACGTTACCCGACACCTTATGCGCACGGAGGGCCCGATGTTGCCAAGATGGTCGTGCTGGACTTGACCCATGAGACCAAAGGGAACGCGAATGGGGTCGGAACGGCCGATTTTACAACGCAAAGACTGGTGGACAAAACGAATTTGGAGTTTACTTATGCCAATGGCTTAACTTCAACCGTCTGTGCCCCAACGAAAATAGCGACAACTTTGGAAAATGATTTGTATGCGATCAAGGCAGCAGTGAAAACGTGTAACATCCTAGATTATACGACCTGCAAATTGGTTCGAATTCAAGACACGCTTCATCTCGGCGAGATTGAAATCTCAATTAATCTATTAGATGCGGCACGCCAGCATCCGGATATTGAAATTTTAACTGAGCCTTATGAACTTTCATTTGATGCAGAGGGGAATATTAGCAAATGA
- a CDS encoding LacI family DNA-binding transcriptional regulator → MSVTIKDIAKLAGVSHTTVSRALNNSPLIQEETKERIRVIAEQLDYTPNYNAKSLVLDRSYNLGLFFTTLSKGTSAGFFYEAIRGVNSVIQDRYQLIVKGIDDYTSFHSITRKSFDGIIVVSQSDDDQAIIDHIAGKGIPLVVLNRPVTTAGVLNVLSDEEQGAFLAGSYLIEQGHSRIALIEGRQGFKSAQNRKDGFERAMTHYQIRVPEAYRIPGLYDLESGHKAMQQFLLLKERPTAVFCCNDEMALGAMKAISEAGMQVPGDISVVGFDDTVFAAYVTPALTTVRRPIEQISTEGAIRLLGNIENKQHETEQLLLKTELIVRESVRSLSS, encoded by the coding sequence ATGAGCGTAACCATTAAGGATATTGCCAAGCTAGCCGGTGTTTCTCATACGACGGTTTCCAGAGCGCTGAACAACAGCCCGCTTATCCAAGAGGAAACCAAAGAGCGTATTCGGGTCATCGCCGAGCAGTTGGATTACACACCTAATTACAATGCCAAGAGTCTTGTGCTGGATCGGTCATATAACTTGGGGCTGTTTTTTACAACTCTGAGCAAGGGGACTTCCGCTGGCTTCTTCTATGAAGCTATCCGCGGTGTTAACTCGGTGATTCAGGATCGCTACCAGCTCATTGTCAAAGGGATTGATGATTATACGAGCTTTCATTCGATTACGCGGAAAAGTTTCGATGGCATCATCGTTGTCAGTCAGAGTGATGACGATCAGGCGATTATCGATCATATTGCAGGCAAGGGCATCCCACTCGTCGTATTGAATCGTCCAGTGACGACAGCTGGAGTTCTTAATGTCCTCTCAGACGAAGAACAAGGGGCGTTCCTGGCAGGCAGCTACTTGATTGAACAGGGACATTCGCGCATTGCGTTGATTGAAGGCCGACAAGGTTTTAAATCCGCTCAGAATCGGAAGGATGGCTTCGAGAGAGCGATGACGCATTATCAGATTCGTGTGCCGGAAGCTTACCGAATTCCGGGATTATACGATTTGGAGAGCGGTCACAAAGCGATGCAGCAATTTTTGCTGCTGAAGGAAAGACCGACAGCCGTGTTTTGCTGTAACGATGAAATGGCACTAGGCGCTATGAAAGCGATCTCCGAAGCAGGGATGCAGGTACCAGGCGATATATCCGTTGTTGGCTTTGACGATACGGTGTTTGCCGCGTATGTCACGCCGGCGCTGACAACGGTTCGCAGACCCATCGAACAAATTAGTACAGAAGGCGCGATTCGCCTTCTTGGGAATATAGAGAATAAACAGCACGAGACGGAGCAGCTGCTCTTGAAAACAGAATTGATCGTAAGGGAATCCGTACGTTCACTGTCATCATAA
- a CDS encoding 6-phospho-beta-glucosidase has translation MREALKIAIIGGGSSYTPEIVEGFILSYDQLPVKELWLVDVEAGKHKLEIVGNLAKRMIAKSGLPIEVHLTLNRREAIANADFISTQMRVGLLEARKWDEHIPNQHGIIGQETTGPGGMMKALRTIPVLLDICKDIEELSPNAWLLNFTNPAGMVTEAIHKYSKVKSIGLCNAPIGLHKWLMKKYEATAEQIYTEFVGLNHLHWVTRAEINGEDKLHELLDRREEYSGKNVPASEWDADFLRSLEALPSYYLKYFYMTDVMLEEQLASLKENGTRAEVVKRVEDELFELYQDPDLQEKPKQLEKRGGAYYSEAAVNLMVSLYNDRRDIQTLNVMNDNIIDFLPKDACIEVNCLVTGQGPIPIGLTKVPEHVKGLMHAVKTYERLTIEAAVTGSRDLVLQALVHHPLVPSVNAAKQLMDEMLEKNKPYLPAFFA, from the coding sequence ATGAGAGAAGCTTTGAAAATAGCAATCATTGGCGGAGGTTCTTCGTACACACCAGAGATTGTTGAAGGATTCATTCTGAGTTACGATCAGTTGCCCGTAAAAGAGCTTTGGCTCGTGGACGTGGAAGCAGGTAAGCATAAGCTGGAAATCGTTGGGAATTTAGCGAAAAGAATGATAGCTAAGTCTGGTCTGCCTATAGAAGTCCACTTAACGCTGAACCGCAGGGAAGCTATTGCCAATGCAGACTTTATCAGCACGCAGATGCGTGTAGGTTTGCTTGAAGCTCGCAAATGGGATGAGCATATCCCCAATCAACACGGAATTATCGGTCAGGAAACGACTGGCCCTGGCGGGATGATGAAGGCTTTGCGCACGATCCCTGTTTTGCTGGATATCTGTAAGGATATCGAAGAGCTTAGCCCGAACGCTTGGCTTCTTAACTTTACGAACCCTGCGGGTATGGTGACAGAAGCAATTCACAAATACTCCAAGGTGAAAAGTATTGGTTTATGCAATGCGCCTATAGGTTTGCACAAATGGTTGATGAAGAAATATGAGGCGACGGCTGAGCAAATTTATACGGAATTTGTGGGCTTGAATCATCTGCACTGGGTCACGCGCGCAGAAATTAACGGCGAAGACAAATTGCATGAACTGCTTGACCGCCGAGAAGAATACAGCGGCAAAAACGTGCCAGCCAGTGAATGGGATGCCGATTTCTTGCGTTCACTAGAAGCGTTGCCATCATATTATTTAAAATATTTTTATATGACCGATGTCATGTTGGAGGAACAACTGGCTTCACTCAAGGAAAACGGTACGCGCGCTGAGGTTGTGAAACGAGTGGAAGACGAATTGTTCGAACTCTATCAGGATCCTGATTTGCAAGAGAAGCCTAAACAGCTTGAGAAACGCGGCGGCGCCTACTATTCGGAAGCGGCTGTAAATCTGATGGTATCGCTCTATAACGACAGACGAGATATCCAAACACTGAACGTTATGAACGATAACATCATCGATTTCCTTCCCAAGGATGCTTGTATCGAAGTGAACTGTTTGGTAACCGGGCAAGGCCCGATTCCTATCGGATTAACCAAAGTGCCTGAACATGTGAAGGGGCTTATGCACGCTGTCAAAACGTATGAGCGGCTTACCATCGAAGCGGCAGTTACTGGCAGCCGTGATTTGGTCCTTCAGGCGCTTGTGCATCACCCGTTGGTGCCATCCGTGAATGCCGCCAAGCAATTGATGGATGAAATGCTGGAAAAGAATAAACCGTATTTGCCTGCGTTTTTTGCATAA
- a CDS encoding N-acetylglucosamine kinase, whose translation MKYYLGVDAGGSKTYTLVSDENGNIIGKGHSGNGNHQISVDIARANITSSVNMALAQAQLTREDITFAFFGLAGADRPIDYEVLRPLIHKLGFPNYEIDCDTMIALRAGTMQPYGVVLICGSGTNSAGKNRQGDFFQCGGFTYKFGDFGGGGTLAIEAFRAVIRAWDGREQPTLLTELLLQEYGYSKVEEMFGDFWDHEKPVPLSTVLLLFKAAKLGDEVALRILRVQGEELGKSATAVIRRLGMERESFDIVLAGSVVTRGEGPFILDYLEKSVHQVAPNASIVKLKVEPVIGALWLAMEAGGQPLSQEVYDKLRTVSDYKAIPL comes from the coding sequence ATGAAGTATTATTTGGGCGTAGATGCAGGTGGAAGCAAGACTTATACCTTAGTGTCAGATGAGAATGGGAATATCATTGGGAAAGGTCATAGTGGGAATGGCAATCATCAGATCAGTGTGGATATTGCACGGGCTAACATTACAAGTTCAGTAAATATGGCCTTGGCACAAGCGCAATTAACACGGGAAGACATTACGTTTGCTTTTTTTGGTCTTGCTGGGGCGGATCGTCCTATTGATTATGAAGTGCTGAGACCGCTGATCCATAAGCTCGGATTTCCCAATTATGAGATCGACTGCGATACGATGATTGCTTTGCGGGCAGGAACGATGCAGCCTTATGGCGTTGTACTGATTTGCGGAAGCGGGACGAACAGCGCTGGGAAGAACAGGCAGGGTGACTTCTTCCAATGTGGAGGATTCACCTACAAGTTCGGTGACTTCGGTGGTGGAGGCACGCTCGCGATTGAAGCCTTCAGAGCCGTTATCCGTGCCTGGGATGGCAGAGAGCAGCCGACGCTGCTGACTGAGCTCCTGCTGCAAGAATATGGCTATAGCAAAGTGGAGGAGATGTTTGGGGACTTCTGGGATCATGAGAAGCCTGTACCGCTTTCTACTGTTCTCTTGCTGTTCAAAGCGGCCAAGCTTGGCGATGAGGTTGCCCTCCGTATTCTCCGGGTTCAAGGCGAAGAACTGGGTAAGTCTGCGACAGCTGTTATTAGACGACTTGGTATGGAACGGGAAAGCTTTGACATTGTACTGGCTGGAAGTGTTGTAACCAGAGGAGAGGGGCCTTTTATCCTGGATTATTTGGAAAAGAGTGTACATCAAGTTGCTCCGAATGCGTCAATTGTCAAATTGAAGGTAGAGCCAGTTATAGGCGCACTGTGGTTGGCAATGGAAGCTGGTGGACAGCCTCTTAGTCAGGAAGTCTATGACAAGCTTAGAACGGTATCCGATTATAAAGCAATCCCACTATAA
- a CDS encoding LacI family DNA-binding transcriptional regulator — translation MKVSIFDVAKKCGLSVVTVSRVINQAGTVRESNRQRVLQAMQELNYHPNAAARSLARGKTGVIGLAIATLNDSFFDAVVKSVNERLAAKGYFLALSISNDVFSSFEKSLFQEDRVDGLMMLSPTNEEAYVKELQKKKMPFVLLDNQHIDEHISSVIVDNFKGGYEATKHLIELGHTEIAHIRGSEPFLSSSERERGYRHAMQEAGLTKLWIEQGQFSISSGYDIAQRWIQDGQRPSAVFAADDYIAFGLMNALNHAGLQVPQDMSVIGFDDQIFAAEFRPQLTTVRQPADKLGQAAVEELLRHIDGQAEKHLTLKLDPVIVIRETTARHEAGS, via the coding sequence ATGAAAGTAAGTATTTTTGATGTTGCTAAGAAGTGCGGACTCTCAGTAGTCACCGTTTCACGCGTAATTAATCAAGCAGGGACCGTGCGTGAGAGCAATCGACAGCGCGTGCTGCAGGCGATGCAAGAGCTGAACTATCATCCCAATGCTGCGGCTCGAAGTTTGGCCCGCGGGAAAACCGGGGTAATCGGGCTTGCCATTGCGACATTGAACGATTCCTTTTTCGATGCTGTGGTGAAATCAGTGAATGAGCGTCTCGCGGCCAAAGGGTATTTTTTGGCCTTATCCATATCTAACGACGTGTTTTCTTCGTTTGAAAAATCGTTATTTCAAGAAGATCGCGTTGACGGTTTGATGATGCTGTCTCCGACGAATGAAGAAGCCTATGTGAAGGAATTGCAGAAAAAGAAGATGCCCTTTGTGCTGCTGGATAATCAGCATATCGATGAGCATATCTCATCTGTCATTGTAGATAATTTCAAAGGCGGTTACGAAGCGACGAAGCATTTGATTGAGCTCGGACATACGGAAATCGCTCATATTCGCGGTTCGGAACCGTTTCTGAGCAGCAGCGAAAGGGAACGCGGTTACCGACATGCGATGCAGGAAGCGGGCTTGACGAAGCTTTGGATCGAGCAGGGGCAATTTTCCATTTCATCCGGATATGACATTGCCCAGAGATGGATTCAGGACGGCCAGCGGCCAAGTGCGGTTTTTGCTGCTGATGATTATATCGCTTTCGGGTTAATGAATGCCTTGAATCATGCAGGTCTTCAGGTTCCTCAGGATATGTCGGTCATAGGTTTTGATGATCAAATCTTCGCTGCGGAGTTCCGGCCCCAATTAACAACCGTTCGTCAGCCGGCCGATAAGCTGGGTCAAGCTGCCGTTGAGGAATTGCTGCGCCATATCGATGGTCAGGCGGAGAAGCATCTGACACTGAAGTTAGACCCTGTTATTGTAATTCGAGAAACTACGGCCAGACATGAAGCTGGAAGCTAA
- a CDS encoding DUF6953 family protein, whose amino-acid sequence MSVTANEVAEWMLEELKSAGILHQKAAVDHILRQYGESFIYVNENGNQAISKEVKKIFKKLHGGKAAWERDGFFWGWH is encoded by the coding sequence ATGTCTGTAACGGCGAATGAAGTTGCGGAGTGGATGCTGGAGGAGTTGAAATCCGCGGGCATTTTACACCAGAAAGCAGCTGTTGATCATATCCTGCGTCAATATGGGGAATCTTTTATTTATGTGAATGAAAACGGCAATCAAGCTATTTCCAAGGAAGTGAAGAAAATATTCAAAAAATTGCACGGCGGGAAAGCCGCTTGGGAACGAGATGGTTTTTTCTGGGGATGGCATTAA
- a CDS encoding ABC transporter permease: MNSLYIALNMLRRTLFQKKGFLMYLLIPIAAVSLIIGVLGKQTDHRVDIVYLNLDKGTLGTHLLRELSSYPDYRLQEQTSEAALKEEVVKQKASGAFVIPDNFSETLMQGLPPQVDMYQLNLSEASITLKMTLDSVLTRYQSTAALTNMPNLSKETHLEAIEKTLTQSEKRQVTSQMTDLGLYVNPNMHVVIGFMLMFMMGVISNTVSVVMEDRRMRTLARTFTAPVRSVEIMLGNFLGSFLVGTLQVVVILIVTRYVMHYDYGLPFFSQFTILEFFLLASMGIASAIAGMVKNAQNISIINSIIITPTCMLGGCFWPITLMPDWMQKLANFVPQKWVIDAIQRMASGQSLSQMWMHMGVLTLFALILLGIGSVILRPGDAEAA, from the coding sequence ATGAATAGTTTATATATTGCGCTTAATATGCTGCGTCGGACGTTATTCCAGAAAAAGGGCTTCCTGATGTATTTGCTCATTCCGATTGCCGCGGTTTCACTAATTATTGGCGTATTAGGAAAGCAAACAGATCATCGTGTTGATATTGTCTATTTGAATTTGGATAAGGGAACGCTGGGAACTCATCTGCTTCGTGAGTTGTCTTCCTACCCGGATTACCGTTTGCAGGAACAAACGTCGGAGGCGGCTTTAAAGGAAGAAGTAGTTAAGCAAAAAGCGAGCGGTGCTTTTGTGATTCCTGACAATTTCAGCGAGACGCTGATGCAGGGATTACCGCCTCAAGTTGATATGTATCAACTAAACCTTAGCGAAGCCTCGATAACGCTCAAAATGACTTTGGACAGTGTGTTGACCAGGTATCAAAGCACCGCTGCTTTGACCAACATGCCGAATCTTTCGAAGGAAACTCATCTTGAAGCGATTGAGAAGACGCTGACACAAAGCGAGAAGCGTCAAGTTACATCGCAGATGACAGATTTGGGCTTGTATGTGAATCCGAATATGCATGTTGTCATTGGCTTTATGCTGATGTTCATGATGGGTGTCATTAGTAATACCGTCTCGGTTGTGATGGAGGATCGCAGAATGCGAACTTTAGCGAGAACCTTCACAGCCCCGGTTCGTTCCGTTGAAATTATGCTTGGCAACTTCCTAGGCAGTTTTTTGGTCGGAACTTTGCAGGTTGTCGTTATTTTAATTGTCACGCGGTATGTCATGCATTATGACTATGGACTTCCTTTCTTTTCGCAATTCACAATTCTCGAGTTTTTCTTGTTGGCCAGTATGGGGATTGCAAGCGCTATAGCCGGAATGGTTAAAAATGCTCAGAACATAAGCATCATTAACTCCATCATCATCACTCCAACTTGCATGCTTGGCGGCTGCTTCTGGCCGATTACGTTGATGCCCGACTGGATGCAGAAGCTCGCTAACTTCGTTCCGCAAAAGTGGGTGATCGATGCTATACAGCGCATGGCATCAGGCCAGAGTTTGTCCCAGATGTGGATGCATATGGGCGTGTTAACCTTGTTTGCCTTGATTCTGCTCGGCATTGGATCGGTGATTCTTCGTCCTGGCGACGCGGAGGCGGCCTAG
- a CDS encoding ABC transporter permease — MQIWTIARYEILRLLRMRYVFVIQFLMPLLLIFILGSALSGAFKVEDHAIKMVKVDLVQADIGPISKEFTNFLSAPEIQQMIQPTLIPTREEAVERLKMGTTEFALIIPSDFSNQVLAGKEARWEMILGNDYGQNLSAQMVLRSFLDQVNHRQAVMISGGSDAAVRLQDQASQVSSQAVASSHVQVGKLTTSNTQYTAMQYYAASMLVMFLLYSGMSTALSLQNEKEKHTLARLNAMPMQEYKILLGKVVGNTFISITQAAVIITATIVFYGVDWGHSYSMLFLVCFGIIVASMSLAVLVTLLTKTSKAISTSFQMIILVMSFLSGGFTPLPDGLLQRLGAYTLNYWGMQSMLRIMLGSDLRVIGHHLLVLGCFGGGLLLVSFIVYRKAGYHE, encoded by the coding sequence ATGCAAATATGGACGATTGCTAGGTATGAAATACTGCGATTATTGCGTATGCGATACGTGTTTGTCATTCAGTTTTTGATGCCGCTGTTATTGATCTTCATCTTGGGCTCTGCGCTTTCCGGTGCGTTCAAAGTGGAAGATCATGCGATAAAAATGGTTAAAGTAGATCTGGTTCAGGCAGATATCGGCCCGATCAGCAAGGAGTTCACCAATTTTCTCAGTGCACCTGAGATACAACAAATGATACAACCTACACTTATTCCAACACGAGAAGAAGCGGTCGAGAGGCTTAAAATGGGAACCACGGAATTTGCTCTCATTATTCCAAGTGATTTCAGCAACCAGGTGTTAGCTGGGAAAGAAGCCCGTTGGGAAATGATACTAGGAAATGATTATGGGCAAAATTTGAGCGCACAGATGGTTCTTCGCTCCTTTTTGGATCAAGTGAATCACAGGCAAGCGGTAATGATCTCAGGAGGTTCGGATGCGGCTGTAAGGTTGCAAGACCAAGCTTCCCAAGTTTCTTCCCAAGCTGTGGCTTCCTCTCATGTGCAAGTAGGCAAGCTGACAACTTCTAATACTCAGTATACAGCCATGCAATACTACGCGGCGTCTATGTTGGTTATGTTTTTACTTTACTCCGGCATGTCGACAGCCCTGAGTTTACAGAATGAGAAAGAGAAGCACACATTAGCTAGATTAAATGCGATGCCTATGCAGGAATACAAAATTTTATTGGGAAAAGTGGTCGGAAATACGTTCATTTCCATTACGCAAGCAGCTGTCATAATAACAGCGACCATTGTTTTCTATGGCGTTGATTGGGGGCATTCGTACTCCATGCTTTTCCTGGTATGCTTCGGGATCATAGTAGCTTCCATGAGCCTAGCGGTGTTGGTCACCTTATTGACCAAGACATCGAAAGCGATCAGTACGTCTTTTCAAATGATTATTTTGGTTATGTCATTCCTAAGCGGGGGATTCACGCCATTACCCGATGGTTTACTGCAACGTTTGGGGGCATATACGCTTAATTATTGGGGAATGCAGAGCATGCTGCGAATTATGCTGGGCAGCGATTTGCGAGTTATTGGGCATCATCTCTTGGTTTTGGGCTGCTTTGGCGGGGGCTTGCTGCTTGTGTCCTTTATCGTATACCGAAAGGCGGGGTATCATGAATAG